The following are from one region of the Juglans regia cultivar Chandler chromosome 10, Walnut 2.0, whole genome shotgun sequence genome:
- the LOC109012180 gene encoding protein LYK2-like gives MAMALINKLQLRALVLFIWLYVYAVGHNLLSCEATSQYASGYQCNGNASQDQCGTFAILRTNSYYSSLFNLSFYLGISRFVLAEANGFSADTEYLPKDQLLLVPINCKCKDGFSQAELTKTTIKGESFYGIAESLEGLTTCKAIQEKNPGVSPWCLDDKVKLLIPIRCACPSSEASAKTRLLLSYPVREGDTTSNLAIKFNTTPEAIILANNKSSQTFRPESLIPFTSLLLPIDGEPILGPLAKPREPNLRFPATGIPEISPHRKKSKMWKIGLYVALGAVAVGVSIGIAAALVLSQLKNKKKKKQSSCKGGDVELQQLNLSVRTTSDKKVSFEGSQDRLYDDRRKDATPRKILAETYTVEELRRATEDFNSSNHIEGSVYHGRLNGKNLAIKCTEPKTISKIELALFQFAIHSHPNILRLLGTCLTEGPDSFLVFEYAKNGSLKDWLHGGLAMKNQFIASCYCFLTWNQRLRICLDVAMALHYMHHVMNPSYVHRNVKSRNIFLDEEFNAKIGNFGMARCIEDDTGDPEFYSTNPASWNPGYLAPEYVHQGVISPSIDIFAFGVVLLEVLSGQTPITRPKEKGEGSIRLSEKIKSILQSEDADELREWMDSALGENYSFDAAVTWANLARACVEEDPSLRPSAGEAVEQLSRLVQELPEGEHLSMCESSSKPLVKASATGT, from the coding sequence ATGGCCATGGCTCTTATCAATAAGCTCCAATTGAGAGCTTTGGTGTTATTCATTTGGCTGTATGTCTATGCGGTTGGACACAACCTGCTCAGTTGTGAGGCTACATCTCAATATGCTTCTGGCTACCAGTGCAATGGAAATGCATCGCAGGATCAGTGTGGGACATTTGCAATTCTGCGCACTAATTCCTACTACTCCTCTCTTTTCAACCTGAGCTTTTACTTGGGCATCAGCCGTTTTGTGCTTGCAGAAGCAAATGGGTTTTCTGCAGATACAGAATACCTTCCGAAAGATCAGCTTCTGTTGGTTCCAATTAATTGTAAATGCAAAGATGGTTTCTCTCAGGCTGAATTGACAAAAACTACCATTAAGGGGGAGAGTTTTTATGGTATTGCTGAATCTCTGGAGGGCTTGACAACATGCAAAGCCATTCAAGAGAAGAACCCGGGAGTCTCACCCTGGTGTCTTGATGATAAAGTTAAGTTATTGATCCCCATTAGATGTGCCTGTCCTTCATCTGAAGCAAGCGCAAAAACAAGGCTTTTGCTGTCTTATCCGGTAAGGGAAGGTGATACAACTTCTAACTTGGCCATTAAGTTCAATACTACTCCAGAAGCTATTATTCTTGCAAATAACAAATCATCACAAACTTTTAGACCTGAAAGCCTAATACCTTTTACCTCTCTTCTGCTTCCAATCGATGGTGAGCCTATCCTTGGTCCTCTCGCAAAACCTCGTGAACCCAATTTACGTTTTCCAGCAACTGGCATCCCAGAAATTAGTCCTCACAGGAAAAAGTCCAAAATGTGGAAAATTGGTTTATATGTTGCACTTGGCGCGGTTGCAGTAGGAGTGAGCATTGGTATTGCAGCAGCCTTGGTTTTGAGCCAActgaagaataagaagaagaagaaacaaagttCCTGCAAGGGAGGAGACGTGGAGTTACAACAGCTAAATCTCAGTGTAAGAACCACAAGTGACAAGAAAGTCTCGTTTGAGGGATCTCAGGATCGTCTTTATGATGATCGGAGAAAAGATGCCACGCCTCGCAAGATACTGGCTGAGACGTACACTGTTGAGGAGCTGAGAAGAGCAACCGAAGACTTCAATTCAAGTAATCACATTGAGGGTTCTGTCTATCATGGTCGTCTCAATGGGAAGAACCTCGCTATAAAGTGCACCGAACCAAAAACAATCTCAAAGATCGAGCTTGCGCTTTTCCAATTTGCAATTCACAGTCACCCCAACATACTTAGACTGCTGGGAACATGTCTGACGGAGGGCCCAGATTCGTTTTTGGTCTTTGAGTATGCCAAAAATGGGTCCTTGAAAGATTGGCTCCATGGTGGGTTGGCCATGAAGAACCAATTCATTGCCTCTTGTTATTGTTTCTTGACATGGAACCAGAGACTGAGAATCTGTCTCGATGTAGCCATGGCCTTACACTACATGCACCACGTAATGAACCCGAGCTATGTTCATAGAAATGTAAAGAGTCGGAATATCTTCTTAGATGAAGAGTTCAATGCAAAAATTGGGAACTTTGGCATGGCAAGATGCATTGAAGATGATACCGGGGATCCAGAATTTTATTCCACCAATCCCGCCTCTTGGAATCCGGGGTATTTGGCACCCGAGTATGTTCACCAAGGTGTCATTTCCCCAAGTATTGATATCTTTGCTTTTGGGGTAGTTTTGCTGGAGGTATTATCAGGTCAAACGCCAATAACTAGGCCAaaggagaagggagaaggaagtaTTCGGCTATCTgagaaaatcaagtcaatatTGCAGTCAGAAGATGCAGATGAGCTAAGGGAATGGATGGACAGCGCTCTGGGAGAGAATTATTCATTTGATGCAGCTGTCACATGGGCCAATCTTGCAAGAGCTTGTGTAGAGGAAGACCCTTCATTGAGACCTAGTGCTGGAGAAGCTGTCGAGCAATTATCACGATTGGTTCAAGAATTACCGGAAGGAGAGCATTTGTCAATGTGTGAAAGCTCTTCCAAGCCTTTAGTGAAGGCATCGGCAACCGGAACGTGA
- the LOC108998286 gene encoding uncharacterized protein At3g27210-like yields the protein MGSCASLHRSSNSNSDSDSAMKFRLSFRSKDDKLVIPPSPIKENPTNGNPPTHNNNNVVAAKSQWPASRSTTSFGGYGSKDETFFDSQAWLESDCEDDFLSVNGDFTPSRGNTPVHHNFSTETPRVNKAHLEDRIPGSTSEPSPKKKLVELFRESNQQDLDIEDENTSGNQNISKGKIKVKQTLLDLLPNSAHDTPYGTNSVCSSERIPNGDLLTEKEKPIRPVQCCLPSLISCRSFSERKKKMEPAIAVID from the exons ATGGGTTCGTGTGCATCGCTGCATAGAAGCTCGAACTCGAACTCGGACTCCGACTCGGCCATGAAATTCAGACTGTCGTTTCGCTCCAAAGACGACAAGCTCGTGATTCCACCCTCACCCATCAAGGAAAATCCCACCAATGGGAACCCTCCGACTCACAATAACAACAACGTTGTCGCTGCTAAATCTCAGTGGCCGGCTTCTCGGTCAACCACGAGTTTTGGAGGCTacg GAAGCAAGGACGAAACTTTTTTTGACTCCCAAGCCTGGTTAGAGTCGGATTGCGAGGATGATTTTCTTAGTGTCAATGGTG ATTTTACGCCTTCCCGTGGCAACACTCCAGTCCATCATAACTTCTCTACGGAAACCCCTCGAGTCAACAAAGCGCATTTAGAGGACAGAATTCCTGGTTCCACTTCAGAGCCATCTCCCAAAAAGAAACTGGTTGAACTTTTCCGAGAGAGCAACCAGCAGGACCTAGATATTGAGGACGAAAACACCTCAGGCAATCAGAACATTTCCAAGggaaagataaaagttaaacaAACTCTACTTGACCTCCTTCCAAACTCAGCACATGATACTCCTTATGGAACTAACTCTGTATGTAGTAGTGAAAGGATCCCAAATGGAGACCTTTTAACAGAAAAGGAGAAACCAATTAGGCCTGTGCAGTGTTGTCTTCCAAGCTTGATTTCATGCCGTAGCTTTAgcgagaggaagaagaagatggagccTGCTATCGCGGTTATTGATTAA
- the LOC108998217 gene encoding triacylglycerol lipase 2-like produces the protein MALVRGFLGLAAACRDFCVLVVFVLVVHPHRADGFSRGFFAPSKGVVIPPVAGICAASVIVHGYKCQEHEVTTQDGYILSLQRIPEGRVVRNDAGNKRQPVLIQHGVLVDGMTWFLNPPEQNLPMILADNGFDVWIANTRGTRFSRRHTALDSSIPDFWDWSWDELVSFDIPAIFDFVYGQTGQKIDYVGHSLGTLIALASFSEGKLVNQMKSAALLSPIAYLSHMNTALGVVAARAFVNGEITTILGLAEFNPKGEPVGNFLKSLCAYPGVDCYDLLSALTGKNCCLNASTIDLFLMNEPQSTSTKNMIHLAQTARDGILAKYNYGRPDYNVMHYGIATPPIYNLSNIPHDLPLFVSYGGQDALSDVGDVMLLLDSFKFHDVDKLSVQFIKDYAHADFIMGVNAKDIVYNQVVAFFKRQYSA, from the exons atggctTTGGTCCGAGgctttttgggtttggctgcTGCCTGCAGGGACTTCTGTGTCCTAGTAGTATTTGTCTTGGTAGTTCATCCTCATCGAGCAGACGGCTTTAGTCGTGGGTTCTTTGCCCCAAGCAAAGGTGTTGTCATCCCACCAGTGGCTGGTATATGCGCAGCTTCGGTGATTGTACATGGCTACAAATGCCAGGAGCATGAA GTGACAACCCAAGATGGATATATACTCAGCCTGCAAAGAATCCCAGAAGGTCGTGTAGTTAGAAATGACGCCGGGAATAAGCGGCAGCCAGTCTTAATCCAGCATGGTGTTCTTGTG GATGGAATGACATGGTTTCTTAACCCTCCGGAACAAAATCTGCCCATGATTTTGGCTGATAATGGTTTCGACGTGTGGATTGCTAACACCAGAGGGACCAGATTTAGCCGACGACATACCGCCCTGGACTCTAGCATACCG GATTTCTGGGATTGGTCGTGGGATGAATTGGTATCCTTCGATATACCAGCAATTTTTGACTTTGTGTATGGTCAAACGGGGCAGAAGATTGATTACGTGGGTCATTCCCTG GGGACTTTAATTGCTTTGGCATCCTTCTCAGAAGGTAAACTGGTGAACCAGATGAAATCGGCAGCCTTGTTGAGTCCCATTGCTTATTTGAGCCACATGAACACTGCACTTGGCGTTGTTGCTGCCAGAGCTTTTGTTAATGGCGAG ATCACCACGATATTGGGTCTTGCAGAGTTTAATCCAAAAGG GGAACCTGTAGGTAACTTTCTCAAGTCTCTATGTGCATATCCGGGGGTTGACTGCTATGACTTGTTAAGCGCTCTTACTG GCAAAAACTGCTGTCTTAATGCCTCCACCATTGATCTCTTCCTGATGAATGAACCCCAGTCGACATCAACCAAGAACATGATACACCTTGCTCAAA CTGCTCGAGATGGTATTTTGGCAAAATACAACTATGGCAGGCCTGACTATAATGTGATGCACTATGGGATAGCCACACCACCTATTTATAACCTCTCTAACATTCCCCATGACCTTCCTCTGTTCGTTAGCTATGGTGGCCAAGATGCTCTCTCTGACGTTGGAGATGTCATGCTTTTACTTGATAGTTTTAAGTTCCACGATGTAGACAAGCTCTCAGTTCAGTTCATCAAGGATTATGCCCATGCAGATTTCATCATGGGGGTAAATGCCAAGGATATAGTGTACAATCAAGTAGTCGCTTTTTTCAAGCGTCAATACTCTGCATGA
- the LOC108999808 gene encoding chloride channel protein CLC-b-like, translating to MEEEFSQVTAAKATPNMEGEVDEEERDPEINPLNQSLLKRSRTLSSTPLAMVGAKVSYIESLDYEINENDLFKHDWRSRSKVQLLQYVFLKWTLAFLDGLLTGLIATLINLAIENIAGYKLLAVVHLIQKKRYLMGFIYFIGANLFLTMVAAFMCVWFAPTAAGPGIPEIKAYLNGVDTPNMFGATTLIVKIIGSIGAVSAGLDLGKEGPLVHIGACFASLLGQGGPSNYRLKWHWLCYFNNDRDRRDLITCGASAGVCAAFRAPVGGVLFALEEVATWWRSALLWRTFFCTAVVVVVLRAFIQMCNSGECGLFGTGGLIMFDVSNVIVRYHVMDIFPVVVIGIIGGFLGGLYNYVLYKVLRLYNLINQKGRMHKLLLSLSVALFTSVCQYGLPFLATCKPCDSSLSGTECPTNGRSGNFKQFNCPNGYYNDLATLLLTTNDDAVRNISSETPKEYQISSLLIFFALYCILGLFTFGIAVPSGLFLPIILMGSGYGRLLGIAMGSYTNIDHGLFAVLGAASLMAGSMRMTVSLCVIFLELTNNLLLLPITMIVLLISKTVGDSLNPSIYEIILHLKGLPFLDAHPEPWMCNLTVGELADAKPPIVSLCGVEKVSRIVDVLRNTTHNGFPVVDHGVVPPVGLPSGATELHGIILGAHLLQALKKKWFLREKRRTEE from the exons ATGGAGGAAGAGTTCAGCCAAGTTACAGCCGCAAAAGCCACCCCCAACATGGAAGGGGAAgtagatgaagaagaaagagaccCAGAAATCAACCCACTAAACCAGTCACTTCTTAAGAGAAGCCGGACGCTTTCCTCCACTCCACTAGCCATGGTTGGAGCCAAAGTTTCCTATATTGAGAGCTTGGACTACGA GATCAATGAGAACGATCTATTCAAGCATGACTGGAGGAGCAGATCCAAAGTCCAATTGTTGCAGTATGTATTCTTGAAGTGGACACTGGCATTCCTTGATGGACTTCTTACTGGTTTGATTGCTACCCTCATCAATCTTGCAATTGAGAACATTGCCGGCTATAAGCTTCTTGCTGTCGTTCACTTGATTCAGAAGAAAAG GTATTTGATGGGGTTCATCTATTTTATTGGGGCTAATTTATTTTTGACTATGGTAGCTGCTTTCATGTGCGTCTGGTTTGCACCAACTGCAGCAGGGCCTGGCATACCTGAAATCAAAGCTTATCTAAATGGAGTTGACACACCCAACATGTTTGGCGCTACAACATTGATTGTCAAG ATAATTGGAAGCATTGGAGCTGTCTCTGCTGGACTAGATCTAGGAAAAGAAGGGCCCTTGGTACACATTGGCGCCTGCTTTGCTTCTTTACTAGGCCAAGGAGGGCCTAGTAATTATCGGCTTAAATGGCATTGGCTTTGCTACTTCAACAACGACAGGGATCGCCGTGATCTTATCACCTGCGGTGCTTCAGCTGGAGTCTGTGCTGCTTTTAGAGCCCCAGTGGGAGGTGTACTCTTTGCTCTTGAAGAGGTTGCTACATGGTGGAGGAGTGCCCTCCTGTGGAGGACATTCTTCTGCACGGCAGTTGTGGTGGTGGTACTCAGGGCTTTTATTCAGATGTGCAACTCTGGGGAATGTGGACTTTTTGGTACAGGAGGCCTTATTATGTTTGATGTGAGCAATGTTATTGTAAGATATCATGTGATGGATATATTCCCAGTGGTTGTAATCGGAATTATTGGTGGATTCTTGGGAGGCCTTTACAACTATGTGCTTTACAAGGTGCTCAGACTCTACAATCTCATCAATCA GAAGGGCCGAATGCATAAGCTCCTTCTGAGTCTTTCCGTTGCACTCTTCACCTCAGTGTGCCAATATGGTCTCCCTTTTCTAGCCACATGCAAGCCTTGTGATTCCTCCCTTTCAGGAACTGAATGCCCCACCAATGGACGCTCAGGCAACTTCAAGCAATTTAACTGCCCAAATGGTTACTACAACGACCTAGCAACCCTACTCCTTACCACCAATGATGATGCTGTCCGGAACATCTCCTCAGAGACTCCTAAAGAATATCAAATCTCCTCCCTTTTAATCTTCTTTGCACTTTATTGCATCTTAGGACTGTTTACCTTTGGCATTGCTGTGCCGTCTGGACTCTTCCTCCCAATCATCCTCATGGGCTCAGGTTATGGCCGCCTGCTAGGTATTGCCATGGGGTCTTACACAAATATCGACCATGGGCTTTTTGCTGTGCTTGGTGCAGCCTCGCTTATGGCTGGCTCTATGAGGATGACTGTTTCACTTTGTGTGATATTTCTTGAACTCACTAACAACCTTCTCTTACTACCCATAACAATGATCGTTCTCCTAATTTCCAAAACTGTTGGGGACAGTCTAAATCCAAGCATCTATGAGATTATACTGCACTTAAAAGGCCTACCTTTCTTGGATGCACATCCAGAGCCTTGGATGTGCAATCTTACCGTTGGTGAGCTTGCTGATGCCAAGCCACCCATTGTCTCCCTCTGTGGAGTGGAAAAGGTTTCCCGAATTGTGGATGTCCTCAGAAATACCACACACAATGGTTTCCCAGTTGTAGATCATGGGGTTGTTCCACCAGTGGGACTACCCTCTGGGGCAACAGAACTACATGGAATAATCCTAGGAGCTCATCTTCTTCAAGCTCTGAAGAAAAAATGGTTCTTGAGGGAGAAAAGGAGAACAGAGGAATGA
- the LOC109012183 gene encoding ribulose-phosphate 3-epimerase, cytoplasmic isoform translates to MVVAAKIAPSMLSSDFSNLASEASRMLRCGADWLHMDVMDGHFVPNLTIGAPVIESLRKHTTAYLDCHLMVTNPLDYVEPMGKAGASGFTFHVEVSKENWQELVQKIKAKGMRPGVALKPGTPIEEVYPLIEGENPVEMVLVMTVEPGFGGQKFMPEMMEKVRVLRKKYPTLDIEVDGGLGPSTIDVAASAGANCIVAGSSVFGASEPAQVISLMRKSVDEAQQSS, encoded by the exons ATGGTTGTTGCGGCGAAAATAGCACCGTCTATGCTATCATCGGACTTCTCCAATCTGGCATCGGAGGCTAGTCGCATGCTCCGCTGTGGCGCCGACTGGCTCCATATGGATGTCATG GATGG GCACTTTGTCCCAAATCTAACTATTGGTGCTCCGGTCattgagagtttgagaaagcaCACAAC GGCCTACCTGGATTGCCACCTCATGGTCACAAATCCTCTTGATTATGTTGAACCTATGGGAAAAGCTGGTGCTTCTGGTTTTACATTTCACGTTGAGGTATCCAAAG AAAATTGGCAAGAACTAGTCCAAAAGATTAAGGCAAAGGGCATGAGGCCTGGGGTGGCATTAAAGCCTGGGACACCCATTGAGGAAGTTTATCCTTTG ATTGAAGGTGAAAATCCTGTGGAAATGGTCCTTGTAATGACTGTAGAACCTGGATTTGGTGGACAAAAGTTCATGCCAGAGATGATGGAAAAG GTTCGTGTGCTGAGAAAGAAGTACCCAACACTTGATATTGAG GTTGATGGCGGTTTAGGGCCTTCAACCATTGATGTAGCAGCTTCAGCCGGAGCAAACTGCATTGTTGCAGGAAGTTCAGTGTTTGGAGCTTCTGAGCCAGCCCAAGTAATATCCCTTATGAGGAAGAGTGTAGATGAAGCTCAGCAAAGCAGTTGA
- the LOC108998231 gene encoding triacylglycerol lipase 2-like, producing the protein MAVVRGFLGFTAACRDFCVLVVLVLVVQPHRANGLGRALTAPSKDVAKPPVAGICAASVIVHGYKCQEFNVTTKDGYILSLQRIPEGRVVQNGGNKRQPVLLQHGVLMDGMSWLLNSPEHNLPMILADNGFDVWISNTRGTRFSRQHTSQLDSSTTDFWNWSWDELASFDMPAVIDFVCGQTGQKINYVGHSQGTLIALVALSEGKLVNKMKSVALLSPVAYLNNMNSALGRVAAKAFVGEIGTMYRGYAEFNPKKVETGNFLKSLCAYPGVDCYDMLSGFTGKNCCLNSSSFDLFLANEAQSTSNKNMVHFSQTFRDGTLAKYAYVRPSYNVMHYGQVTSPIYNLSNIPHDLPLFLSYGGQDALSDVQDVKLLLGNLKVHDVDKLSVQFIKEYAHLDFIMGLNAKDKVYNQVVAFFKRQNS; encoded by the exons ATGGCTGTGGTCCGAGGCTTCTTGGGTTTTACTGCTGCCTGCAGGGACTTCTGTGTCCTAGTAGTTTTGGTCTTGGTAGTTCAACCTCATCGAGCAAACGGCTTAGGGCGTGCGCTCACTGCCCCAAGCAAAGATGTTGCCAAACCACCAGTGGCTGGTATATGCGCAGCTTCGGTGATTGTACACGGCTACAAATGCCAGGAGTTTAAT GTGACAACCAAAGATGGATATATACTCAGCCTGCAAAGAATCCCAGAAGGTCGTGTAGTTCAAAATGGTGGGAATAAGAGGCAGCCTGTCTTACTACAGCATGGTGTTCTTATG GATGGAATGTCATGGTTATTGAACTCTCCGGAACATAATCTGCCCATGATTTTGGCTGACAATGGTTTCGACGTCTGGATTTCTAACACTAGAGGGACCAGATTTAGCCGACAACATACCTCCCAGCTGGACTCTAGCACGACG GATTTCTGGAATTGGTCGTGGGATGAATTAGCGTCCTTTGATATGCCAGCAGTTATTGACTTTGTGTGTGGCCAAACGGGGCAGAAGATTAATTACGTGGGTCATTCCCAG GGGACTTTAATTGCTTTGGTAGCCCTCTCAGAAGGTAAACTGGTGAATAAGATGAAATCGGTAGCCTTGTTGAGTCCCGTTGCTTATTTGAACAACATGAACAGTGCACTCGGCAGGGTTGCTGCCAAAGCTTTTGTTGGCGAG ATCGGCACAATGTACCGCGGTTATGCAGAGTTTAATCCAAAAAA GGTAGAAACAGGTAACTTTCTCAAGTCTCTATGTGCTTATCCGGGGGTTGACTGCTATGACATGTTAAGCGGTTTTACTG GCAAAAATTGCTGTCTTAATTCCTCCTCCTTTGATCTCTTCCTGGCGAATGAAGCTCAGTCGACATCAAACAAGAACATGGTACACTTTTCTCAAA CTTTTCGAGATGGCACTCTGGCAAAATACGCCTATGTTCGGCCCTCCTATAATGTGATGCACTATGGACAAGTCACATCACCTATTTATAACCTCTCTAACATTCCCCATGACCTTCCTCTCTTCCTTAGCTATGGTGGCCAAGATGCTCTCTCTGACGTTCAAGATGTCAAGCTTTTACTTGGTAATTTGAAGGTTCACGATGTAGACAAGCTCTCAGTTCAGTTCATCAAGGAATATGCCCATTTAGATTTCATCATGGGGTTAAATGCCAAGGATAAAGTTTACAATCAAGTGGTCGCTTTTTTCAAGCGTCAAAACTCATGA